The stretch of DNA ttttgatctcatttagtGCATTATTCAtctttaattgactctttttttatttcttctaggtcattGTTAAAGATTTCTTGCatattctcaatccttgtctccaggttatttatctgtaactccattttgttttcaagattttggatcatttttattatcattattctaagttctttttcaggtagattccctatctcctcttcttttgtttggcttggtgggcatttttcaagttcctttacctgctgggtatttctctgccttttcatcttatttagattgctgggtttggggtggcctttttgtattctggtagtctgtggctcctttttattgtggaggtttctctcagtgggtggggctggatgtttggcttgtcgaggtttgctggttagagaagcttgtgacagtgttctggtgggtggagctggatttcttctctctggagtgcaatggagtgtccagtagtgagttttgagatgggtctatgggtttggtgagATTTTGGGCAGCCTATATATTGACGCTTTgggttatgttcctgcattgctaaaaaatttgtgtggtatgttttgctctggaacttattggctcttgggtggtggttggtttcagtgtaggtatggaggctttcgGATGATCTTTTATAAATTATTGTTCCCcatagtcaggagttctctggtgttctcaggttttgggcttaaacctcttgcctctggatttcagtcttattctttcagtagcctcaagacttctccctccatacagcactgataataaaacttctaggttaatggtgaaaggattctccacagtgagggacaccctgAGAGGTTCagagagttacatgaagaagaggagagggaggaaggaggtagaggtgagcaggaggagaataaGGGGAattcaagagaggagagacagatctaggttgtactctgttccctaagtgttctccacagcccagaacacccacagaggttcacagaattggattgagaagggggagggaggaaatagaggtgatctgggggagaaaaaggagagtcaaaaaggggagagagtgatcaaaccagtaatcacactcctgagtaaaaattggtactgaaggttggattcttaaatgttcaaaaTTGATATtagatactgaaaaacaaagattaaaaatctagagtagtggttagactcttaaaaatacaatatttaaaaaccacaaaaacacaaaaaatttaagaaatatatatgaagttcgctttaaaaatagggtccttttatTTGCCAGGTtttagtgggttataaaaatgaaaattaaggagtaatagaggagtaatagaggactttaaaaaaaaaagaaagaaaaaaaagaaagagaaaaaaatttttttaattgaaaaaaataataatagtaaaaatatatctaggaatttctctggagctgttgcgggcagtgtgggttcagttcagtttcagatagctccttgttcgagcttacacttctcgatatctataggccccttccagtgtagttggtgttaactacggggattttaatctgttgcactggccACTTCTGAAGccgttccctttgtttatttggcttctgtttgcaggtctcttcagtgtctaatttctgccctgacacaagcagGAGAAGGTGGTCTCTCGTTTAGGTTTGCTCACTCAGtcatcctgggggtgggggggtggggagggaggggcgctgccgACAAATGTCActgcctgtgtggggagcactcgcggttttccggccacactgggtttgcccctgcttgCAGCGTGTGTGCTTCCCCCATCTAAACTGCTCAGGCTTCAGGCTGGTCtctagggagcgggccctgagttgcgtgcacttcccaggcctaagccactcagattcaggttttcgggtactccacaaaagcacagactcggttgggcctgcgttttgtgccttctccgcctgagcagctcaggcagccaggagcttgaggggcacactctccctgggtgcgaGCTCACTCTCCCCGGGTGCTGTGCGCCTTATcccttccgcggtcccagcctcaatTTCCATGTGCGCAGGTCGGGTgcaccttgtgtctgttctgggaagctgatttctggctgcaaccctcctggcagatgtcaaccatccagaaccTCAGGAActctttggttagagactggaagcctgtttgccgtttggtagggggtgccgtctctggggccaagtttgcccctttcccctcccccccacctcctgcctcctgcgGGGGATGGGTCGGTCCaccgccggctagctcttctctggtattcgctcagtccttcaTTCTGGGAACGAGCAGGTAGTGCCTaaatttagggcttttcccaggttaattctctctctcttgctatcccacaggttaagttgctatctcgcgttagctccctccaattgcctcagggcattcaggcctggtccttaccctaagcaatgctgcccgctcctctccgttcagcccccacttgctggtggcgaatgcgagcgtctggggtacttttctgctgggagttgtttttaggcatgtaatccgtgggttttatttattttctctcccagttaggttgccctccaagatttgaaaacttcccccagacccgccagtgagagggtttcctggtgtttggaaacttcctctattaagactcccttcctgggatgggtctccgtccctagctcttttgtctctctttttatcttttatattttgtcctacctcctttcgaagacaatgggctgcttttcttggtgtctgatgtcctctgctagcgatcagaagttgttttgtggagtttgctcagcattaaaatgatctttcgatgaatatgtgggggagaaagtgacctccccgtcctattcctccaccatcttagttcCCTCCTCCATGAtttttctgtctctgctttttaatatgctatctatcaGAGACATATTAAAGCTATGACTAACAAAAACATattaaagctatgaccaactttacttttcttccaaggagcaagtgattttcaatttcatggctgcagtcaccatctgcagtgatttttggaaaccaacaaaataaagtctgccactgtttccattgtttacccatctatttgccatgaagtgataggaccagatgccatgatcttagttttttgaatgttgagttttaagccagctttttcactctcctctttcaccttcatcaacaggctctttagttcctcatcacttaCTATCATTAGGGTAGAGTCATCTACATAtcaaaggttattgatatttctcttggcaatcttgattccagtttgtgtttcatccagtctagcatttagcatgatgtactctgcatagaagttaaataagcagggtgataatatacagccttgacatactccttcccaattttgaaccagtctgttgttccatgtccagttctaactgttgcttcttgacctgcatataggtttcttaggaggagggtcagatagtctggtattcccatttcttgaagaattttctgcagtatGTTGTATGCCaaacaaaggctttagcatagtcagtgaagccgAAGTGggtgtttttctggcattctcttgctttttctatgatccagtggatattggcaatttgatctctggttcccctgaggTTGCCATTAGCCGCATTACAGAGCTGCCTGGTGGGTGATCCACAAATTGGAGAAAAATGATATCAAAAAAGTTCTCACAGTGTTGTGAAAGTTCTAGACCTCCAaacagacttcccaacctggTGATCTGGCAATGGGACTGggaatctccagggaatctgactttgaaagtcagtgggatttgattacagaacttccataggactggggaaacagagactcttgcaGGGCACAAACAAagccttgtgtgcaccagaacccaggagaaaggagcagtgaccccacaagaggctgagccagacttgtgtgtgtgtgtgtttgggagtCTCCCATGGAGGCGtgagttgacagtggcctgctcTGTGTTCAGGGACACTGACAGCAGCTGTCCTGGGAGGCATGGTgggctggcataagtccttttagCCTTATCCCTGCTatgtttggcctcaggccaaactacagggagagaacacagccccacccattagcagaaaattggattaaagatttactgagcatggccttgcccaccagagcaagactcaGTTTTCCGCAAAGTCAGTccctcctatcaggaagcttgcacaaaccTCTTatcctcctccatcagagggcagacagaataaaaaccacaatcacagaaaactaaccaaaatgttcacatgaatcacagccttgtctaactcaatgaaactatgagtcatgccttgtagggtcacccaagaccaacgtgtcatggtggagagttctgacaaaagatggtccactggagaagggggagaagggaatggaaaccacttcagcattcttgtcttgagagccccatgaatagcatgaaatgtCCATCTACTGAGGAATTAAGAAGACTATGGCCTATCCATTTAATGAAATGCTACTtgacaataacaaaaaattaaatactgattcatgctacagtatagatgaaccttgaaaacattatgctaacaGAAAATAGCCAGACCCCAAAGCCTGTAAATAGTAGGCttaaatttatttgaaatgttcagaataggcaaatcatAGAGACAGAAGTTAGATTAGTGGTTACGAATGGAGAGTGACTTTTAATGATTATGGGGTTTCTTTTTTGAGGTGATGAATTTGTCCTGAAATTAAATAGTGATGGTGGctaacaactctgtgaatataaaaatcaccaagttatatactttaaaagggtgaactTTGTCATATGTGTATTgtctcctgtcaatgcagaagacacaggagatgtgcatttgatcactgggttgggaagatcccctggagaagaaaatggcaacccacccctatattcttgcctgaaaaatcccatggacagaggagcctggtgggccacagtccaaaaCGTCGCAAGGAGTTGCACGCAACTGAGCACAAGTACTTAGAAAAGTGCATAGTAAGTCTTCTTACTGTTACCCACGTCCAGGATTTCAGCAGAACCTGGCACCGAGAGAACCatgcataaatatttgttattactaacatttaaaataaaaatattgaataacaGTCAAACACATGGCTGATGTGTTTTCTCTGGGAAAGTCTAAAAGGGGACAGGAAGGTAAAAGAAACATGCtgtagagctttttttttttttaattgggggtaACTAATTCAGAGGCCCACCCAGGTGGATAGTACCACCTGGCAAAAGATGCCTGCACACATTGCTATTACTTCCATTTCCATTCAGGTGTGTCCTAAGAAAAGTATCAAAGCACAGGAGAACAGAAAAGACGAACTAAGGTTTTTTCCTTAATTATCTCTATcacccagagagaaaggaaataggCCACCTGTGACTGACACTGAACACACTCGTCAAAGCGAGAGAAGCAGCTCAGGGCAATTTCACTCAGCCGAGCAAAGACAGATTCTTTCAGATCTCATGAAAGAAAGGTCCAGAATTTATCAGGATGATTTATTTATGAGACTCACGTTACATACTCATTAGAAATATAGATTTTAAGGACCTTATGGTGGTAGTGGGAAAGGATTGCTCTGGAAATCTGAATTTCAAACAAGTTCTTTAGGGTGTTCTGCCTGTTTACATTTGAGACCCCAACTCCAGTCCGGTCGTTGAAATACCACTAATTGAAATACCactataacatattaaaaagcagagacattactttgccaacaaaggtccgtctagtcaaggctatggtttttccagtggtcatgtatggatgtgagagttgaactgtgaagaaagctgagcgccgaaaacttgatgcttttgaactgtggtgttggagaagactcttgagagtcccttgggctgcaaggagatccaaccagtcgatcctaaaggagatcggtcctgggtgttcattggaaggactgatgctgaagctgaaactacaatactttggccacctcatgcaaagagttgactcattggaaaaacccctgatgctgggagggattgggggcaggaggagaaggggacgacagaggatgagatggctggatggcatcactgactagatgggcatgagtttgagtgagctctaggagttggtgatggacagggaagccttgtgtgctgcgattcatggggtcgcaaagagtcagacacgactgagcgactgaactgaactgaactgagcagtagATCCAAATTACAGATTCAAATGTCACTGCatggttttgttgttcagttgctaagttgtgcctgactctctgagaccccatggactgcagcatgccaggcttctgtgtccttcatgatctcccagagtttcctcaaactcatgtccattgaattggtgatgccatccaaccatcccatcctctgtcgtctctttctccccttgccctccatctttcccaccatcagcgtcttttccattgagttggctctttgcatcaggtggctgaagtattggagcttcagcttcagcatcagtccttccaatgaatattcagggttgatttcctttaggattgacttgtttgatctccttgctgttcaagaaactctcgagagtcttctccagcagcacaattcaaaagcatcaattcttgggcactcaatcttctttatggtccagctctcacatctgcacatgtcATTACATGGTAGAATCAGCAGTTAAAAATTTCAAGCAAccacaaaattgtcaaaatttaaTGAAAGCAGTCACCTTTGTCATCTCCAACCCACAGACATATTTCCCAGTTTTCTCGGATTAGCTTATGAAGAATTTATACCATTTGGACTCTTGTGAATATAATCTCTATTTCTATTTATTCCTTTTGTTAAAaattgaatttgaaaaaaaataaaaattgaatttgaAAATAGCCCTTATCTTTTTGATTCTGACTATAAATTCTCATAACATGCAGtcaatttttagaattaaaaaaaaaagtccaaaattaaTTAATATGATTTGTAGGAAGTTCTTCTGTCAGGGAACCTGAGAGAAGAGAAGTTTTAATAGAGAAAATGTCTGGAATGATTAGTTTTGCTCTTTGGGCTCTATAGTTGTCCATTAAGGGGAGAATATGCAAAAGGAGTTGGTATCCAGGAGGTTTTCTTTATCTACTTTCAGAGAATCTAGACCTTATAAAAACCAATTCTTTCCTGAATATTTGAATTAGAATAGACTTAGCTTTGCTGATCTCAaattctttctggtttacttttgTCATGAGAAGTGGCCATACTTCTGCAAAGTGGGAGCAGAAGTAAGTGCTACATCTTAAAATACAACTGGTATTACATAATAGATCATGGTATCCAAGCTTGTTTTACTAGAAGTGAATAAGAACCAAGCATGGTATAACACGACTTTAAACTGGGCACCATTCCACTCAGCTCGAGTGTGGCAACTTCACAACAAGACAGCTTGGCAATGTTCAACATGATTTACAATTGAAGATTGTGTGTTCcccatgaaaagaaaatatgttaacAAGGATAATGCTCATAAATGGAAGTTACAGCCACTTTATCCATAGCTCTCCTATTATTTAGTGTTCTTTCAGTTTCTGTAAaaagtcttgttctgatggattTCTGtagcaatgttttaaaattttaaaaatttgagatgaAGTTCACATAACATAAAGCAAGCcattttaattgggggataattgttttccaatgttgtgttggtttctgccgtatagcaacataaatcagccataagtatgcatacatcccctccctgttgaacctcccttcccctcatccctccccttctaaagtgttagtgttagtcactcagtggtgtccgactctttgtgactccttggactattgcctgccaggctcctctgtccgtggaattctctaggcaagaatgctggagtgggttgcaatttccttctccaggggttcttccctacccagggatcgaacctgggtctcctgcattgcaggctgattctttactgcctgagccaccagggaagcccatgttgagCTCCCCGTGTATTACAGCAACTTCCCatcagctatctgttttacatatggtaagctatatgtttcaatgctacaaAATGTAAACACAAGccatttttaaagtgaataaCTCAGTGGTGATGCAATCACCACCTCTAGTtacaaataattttcttattccagaagaaaccccatacccattaATATACCAATGTTTTTGAATGACATATGGAGATAATTTCAAGAAGCTATAGAAGTGTTTACATTATTGGCAAAGCTTTTTTTAGTTTAACGGTGTCAGTTGGGAGGAGTTTATAATCAGAGAATTTAAAGAGCCTCACAGGATGCAATCAGAACAGTTGTTAAACCAGGGGACACTGATGAAAAGAATTCAATTGCGTGACTAGGAAGGCACTGACTTTGAAGATACAACACATTCCTTTGTAAATAGAAAAGCCAACAAATATGTGGGCAAAGAGTCTGTGGGTTGctttatatgcattttattagCAATAATAGAATTATATATGCAAATTTATGGCAAGATGTCTAGGCAAGATGTCTAGGCAAGGATGTCATGCCCACCAACTTGAGGTATAAAAGGCCGCGTGCTGGACGAGAACTTCATTCCTTCTTGGGTAACTTGCTCTTCGCAATCTATCCAAATCTTTCTCAATTCCTGCCACCATGACTCGTTTCTTCTGCTGTGGAAGCTACTTCCCAGGCTATCCTTCCTATGGGACCAATTTCCACAGGACCTTCAGAGCCACCCCCCTGAACTGCGTCGTGCCCCTTGGCTCTCCCCTGAATTATGGCTATGGATGCAATGGCTACAGCTCCCTGGGCTACGGTTTTGGTGGCAGCAACTTTAGCAACCTGGGCTGTGGCTATGGGGGCAGCTTTTATAGGCCATGGGGCTCTGGCTCCGGCTTTGGCTACAGCACCTACTGATGGACCATGACTCCAGATGACTACGGGACTCGCCCTCAATTCTCTGTGTGCAGAACACCCTGAAAAACAATGACTGTCTTCCTGCCTCCAGAAGCACTTGAGACAGATACATCTTCCATGTTTTTGCAGTCTTCTTGCTGAGATCCTGATCTTTGACATTGCTGAACAAGTCGCCCAGGCATCAAATGCTGAGCTGATACTCATCTACAACCAAAGCAagattttgtatttctctaacaTACTTGAATTTTACTAATGATGCAGACAGTCTGTCTCTTATGGTGGCTCTTCCCATGTATCATTAAATTCTACATCAATGTCAACGCGTTACTATTAAATGTGTGAGTAGGAAGGGGTCTTGCTGTTCATCACAATAAATCCAATTCATTCAGCACAAACATTTTTGTTctggttgtttattttattgtgctttttttttttttttctctcatcaaTCAGTTTCAACCTGTGAGGGTGGACTTCAGTCACATCTTATTCTGATTTCAGACTGTACACCCGGATAGGGTGATGCCTAACAATTTTGTCCCTTTATGttgatattttcaatttttaaaaaaattctttaaaaagtccTAAATTTAATCAGAATACAGATGACCCTTAAACAATGTGGGAGGTTAGTCCATGTGTAATTTATGTTCAGCCCTTTGTATCTGAGATTTCTCttcatccatggattcaaccaactgtggtGTGTGTAACATTGTAGTGCTTACTACTAAAAAataaatctgcatataagtggacTTTTGAAGTTCAAACCCCTTTATTCAAGAGTCAGTTGTATAGTCTATATACTGCGATTGTTAGTGTTTCTCTATGCTGATTATATATAGGAAATTTTCTTAGCTGTtgaatgttaaaagaaaattatttcctcCTTTCATTATTGACACAATTCCATTTagcttcttcctcttttcctgctGTTTATAGAACTCATTATAGAGAGATTTAAACCCCATATACTGTTGGAAAAATTTCCTTAAGTGGAATGAGTTATGAAACTGTTTTTAAGAAGTCCTAAGATTTGGTCAATAAAGGCAAGCCAACAACTAAAATCACATAATACTTTTTTCCCTATTTGattgatggattttatttttcccaccttcactTCTGATTGTATATGTGGGCAtattaaaaatgaagtatttatTCTTTGGAATGATAGTTGCCATCAAAACCCCTTGAAATGATATGTGATCTGCACTTAGAAAATGCTTCCTGAGAAAACTCTGCTCTGTTTGAATTAAAGCTCATTCATTCACGCATGAAGTATTTATTGTACCCCTACCTGTctcagaaaagatgctcaataattGTTCATTGACTTGTTAAATCTCTGCTTTATAGGTGCAAAATATTGTATAGTCTGATACAAGGTTGATTTAGGTATGTATGAAGTTATTGGGCTCTGGTCACTGTTTAAAACTGGGTGAATGTAAAAATCTGCCACAATCTCTGGACAGAGACACTCATTCAGTAGACACTAATCAAGAAGCTACAACACCACACACTGTCTTAAAATACGGGGACAGAGATAAGTAAAACATAATTCTGACTCTCAagagttaaatatatttttgttgttgttcagttgctaagacgtgtctgactctttgcgcccccatgcactgcagtgtgccaggctcctctgtccctcactacctcccagaggttgtccaaattcatgtccactgagtctgtgatgctatctaaccagctcatcctctgccgctcccttTTCCTTTggtcttcaacctttcccagcatcagggtctttcctgatAAGCTGgatctttacatcaggtggccaaagtattggagtctcagcttcagcatcagtccttccaatgatcattcagagttgatttcctttagaattgacaggttgatctccttgcagtccaagggactctcaagagtcttctccaacaacacagttcaaaagcatcaattcttcagcgctcagccttctttatggtccaactctcatatccatccatgactactggaaaaaccatagctttgactatgcagacctttaaTAGTCTCTTATTTTATGCCAATTAATGtgttatattaataaattattgtCCAAAGACTCATTTCTTTCCAAGGACCCAAAATAAGAGATAGCCTAAAATAAGATATATATCCCTTGATTTTGGTTTATCCAactttcctcatgattagattcatACTTAGCATTTTTTGATACAAATGATGTATCAAAGCGATACATGAATGATGCTGAGTGATGCTGAATCCTTTTCAGTGCATTGAATAAGGAGACACTTTATGTTGGTTCATACAAATTTGGTTGTTTGGTTACCTTGATCACTTGATGAAGTAGCTTCCTACAAGTTTCTTCACTGCAAATttgctatttttctctttgtaattaataattaatttgtGTTGAAACTTTGACACAATATGCAAATATTCTATTCCTTATCAACTTTTCATCCACTGTCTTAGGAtccattcacaatttttaaattttatacatcCTTCTGCATTTACTGTTTGGCACTctattgtaagaaaaaaaaattctcttctccCCACTGATTTTTGTGTGCTTATTTATTGTTATCAAAAACTATACCAGTGGGGGCTTGAGGATTCTTATTTTACTCAATGTGTTACCATCCACTAATATTATCTTTTTGTTAATAATATTATTAACGTTCATGCTCTAATTGCCCCAGATTTGGAGCGTGGGGACATCATCATTCTGGATCCTTTGTCCTTTAGAAATGGTTCCCATTGTTGTTTGATCAATGCCTTATTTTCTGACTCAATGAGATATTCCAGGCTCATCGTGAACTCTTCTGCTTCAATCATGGAAGCACTGGGTCCCTTTGGTAAAGACTGGTATTTAGAAAATATGATATAGATGTTAAGTGTACTCATTGCTATGGTATCATTGCTATGTATGCTAATTTCTATCCTCTCATattaaaccagttaatcctaaaggaaatcaaccttgatcATTCatcagaagctgaagctccaatactttggccatctgacatgaagagccaactcaatggaaaagaccctgatgctgggaaagatggaggacaggaggagaaggggatgaatgaggatgagatggttggatgggttcactgactcaatgggtatgagtttgagcaaactctgggagatggtgcaggacagggaagcctggcatgctgcagtccatggggttgcagagagtcagacacaacctaatGGCTGAACAATGCACAATAATGTACGTTATAACAGTCATTGCTATTGTAAGGTatagttccggcgaggcagaaaaggaaagacgacctcaacagaagtaggttacctttattcaggcaaggaggggcgacagtcggcctaacgaccaggctgagcgctgaaagggatcagggaggcttcatacttatagggaggtttgtggaagcgataagggaaacttcaatcaggcgggatattttgagtattcttttgttgagatgacacttgtagttgggcagggggtgataagtcttctgggcgggtgtagggggtggtaggtttctggacagggggtgataagtccccgATAGATGTAAccagcctggagcatcagggtggaactaaagttatactttgttttctccgaagttagatgattcagcaaggggcctttgaggctgttgttctcttttctaggcccaaaagactccttcagctATGGTTGTTAA from Dama dama isolate Ldn47 chromosome 31, ASM3311817v1, whole genome shotgun sequence encodes:
- the LOC133050035 gene encoding keratin-associated protein 7-1, producing the protein MTRFFCCGSYFPGYPSYGTNFHRTFRATPLNCVVPLGSPLNYGYGCNGYSSLGYGFGGSNFSNLGCGYGGSFYRPWGSGSGFGYSTY